Proteins from a single region of Pseudomonas phenolilytica:
- a CDS encoding inorganic phosphate transporter, whose amino-acid sequence MSLLSEYGFVLLVLACMFGFFMAWGVGANDVANAMGTSVGSKALTIRQAIFIAMIFEFCGAYLAGGEVTETIKNGIVDAEIITPDLMVLGMMSALLAAGTWLLIATSRGWPVSTTHSIVGAVIGFAAVGISMDAVQWGAIGPIVASWVITPFLSGLVAFGLFMSVQRLIMDTDEPFRNAKRYVPLYMFATGFMVALMTVTKGLKHVGLHLSGAQGLLLAVAIGLLVMFAGIALLSRIKVDAEADRTFHFASVEKVFAVLMVFTACSMAFAHGANDVANAVGPLAAIVGVIESGGASDIAAKSAVPGWVLLLGALGIVIGLATYGYKVIATVGKEITELTPSRGFAAELATASTVVGASAIGLPVSTTHTLVGAVLGIGIARGIGALNLGVIGKIFVSWIVTLPAGALLSIVFFSILQGLFG is encoded by the coding sequence ATGTCTCTTCTCTCGGAATACGGTTTCGTACTCCTCGTGCTCGCCTGCATGTTCGGTTTTTTCATGGCCTGGGGCGTGGGCGCCAATGACGTGGCCAATGCGATGGGCACCTCGGTCGGCTCCAAGGCACTGACCATCCGCCAGGCGATCTTCATCGCCATGATCTTCGAATTCTGCGGCGCCTACCTGGCCGGTGGCGAAGTGACCGAGACGATCAAGAACGGCATCGTCGATGCGGAGATCATCACGCCGGACCTGATGGTGCTGGGCATGATGTCGGCGCTGCTGGCCGCCGGCACCTGGCTGCTGATCGCGACCTCGCGCGGCTGGCCGGTATCGACCACGCACTCGATCGTCGGCGCGGTGATCGGTTTCGCCGCCGTCGGCATCTCGATGGATGCCGTGCAGTGGGGCGCGATCGGCCCGATCGTCGCCAGCTGGGTGATCACCCCGTTCCTTTCCGGGCTGGTGGCCTTCGGCCTGTTCATGAGCGTGCAGCGGCTGATCATGGATACCGACGAACCGTTCCGTAACGCCAAGCGCTATGTACCGCTGTACATGTTCGCCACCGGCTTCATGGTCGCGCTGATGACCGTGACCAAGGGCCTCAAGCATGTCGGGCTGCACCTCTCCGGCGCGCAGGGCCTGCTGCTGGCGGTGGCCATCGGACTGCTGGTGATGTTCGCCGGCATCGCGCTGCTGTCGCGCATCAAGGTCGACGCGGAAGCGGATCGCACCTTCCACTTCGCCAGCGTGGAGAAGGTGTTCGCCGTACTGATGGTGTTCACCGCCTGCTCGATGGCCTTCGCCCACGGCGCCAACGACGTGGCCAACGCAGTCGGTCCGCTGGCGGCCATCGTCGGCGTGATCGAGTCCGGCGGTGCCAGCGACATCGCCGCCAAGTCCGCCGTGCCGGGCTGGGTGCTGCTGCTCGGCGCGCTGGGGATCGTTATCGGTCTGGCCACCTACGGCTACAAGGTGATCGCCACCGTCGGCAAGGAAATCACCGAGCTGACGCCTAGCCGCGGTTTTGCCGCCGAGCTGGCGACAGCGTCCACCGTGGTCGGCGCTTCGGCCATCGGCCTGCCGGTATCCACCACCCATACGCTGGTCGGCGCGGTGCTCGGCATCGGCATCGCGCGCGGCATCGGCGCGCTGAATCTGGGCGTGATCGGCAAGATCTTCGTTTCCTGGATCGTCACGCTGCCGGCCGGTGCACTGCTGTCGATCGTGTTCTTCAGCATCCTGCAGGGCCTGTTCGGCTGA
- a CDS encoding PaaI family thioesterase produces the protein MSMQVEAVGNSSAFGRLLGLEIHQVGNGEAVLGLTMHDGLRNLHGKLHGGALFSLIDTAMGQASHSLGDGSPNSVTLECKVNYIRPVTDGELRCRAWVVHGGRRTQVLEAEVHQGDKLIAKAQATFACL, from the coding sequence ATGAGCATGCAAGTCGAGGCGGTGGGCAACTCCAGCGCCTTCGGCCGTCTGCTCGGCCTGGAAATCCACCAGGTCGGTAATGGCGAGGCCGTGCTCGGCCTGACCATGCACGACGGTCTGCGCAACCTGCACGGCAAGCTGCACGGCGGCGCGCTGTTCTCGCTGATCGACACCGCCATGGGCCAGGCCAGCCACAGCCTCGGCGACGGCTCGCCGAACAGCGTGACGCTGGAATGCAAGGTCAACTACATCCGCCCGGTCACCGACGGCGAGCTACGCTGCCGGGCGTGGGTGGTGCATGGCGGCCGGCGCACCCAGGTGCTCGAAGCCGAGGTCCACCAGGGCGACAAGCTGATCGCCAAGGCGCAGGCCACCTTCGCCTGCCTGTAA
- a CDS encoding TIGR00153 family protein: MPINPFVSLFGRSPIGPMQQHMAKSHECAANLVPFFQAVMAQDWERVEQIQQEMVQLENEADKLKKSVRQHLPKSLFLPVPRSDLLDLLSVQDKIANRAKDIAGLMLGRCMNIPAQLQPQMLAYVQRCVDASTQALKALKELDALLETGFSGREAVLVEKMVEELEDIERDTDRMQVAVRRALYQLEKDLPPVDVIFLYKIIEWVGDIADRAERVGNRLEQLLAR, from the coding sequence ATGCCAATCAATCCGTTTGTCAGTCTCTTCGGCCGTTCGCCCATCGGCCCGATGCAGCAGCACATGGCCAAATCCCACGAATGCGCGGCGAACCTGGTGCCGTTCTTCCAGGCGGTGATGGCGCAGGACTGGGAACGCGTCGAACAGATCCAGCAGGAAATGGTTCAGCTGGAGAATGAGGCCGACAAACTGAAGAAGAGCGTCCGCCAGCACCTGCCCAAGAGCCTGTTCCTGCCGGTACCGCGCTCGGACCTACTCGATCTGTTGAGCGTGCAGGACAAGATTGCCAACCGGGCCAAGGACATCGCCGGCCTGATGCTCGGCCGCTGCATGAACATTCCCGCGCAGCTGCAGCCGCAGATGCTGGCTTATGTGCAGCGTTGCGTTGACGCCAGCACCCAGGCGCTCAAAGCGCTCAAGGAACTCGACGCCCTGCTGGAAACCGGCTTCAGCGGCCGCGAAGCCGTACTCGTGGAAAAAATGGTCGAGGAGCTCGAAGACATCGAGCGCGACACCGACCGCATGCAGGTTGCCGTGCGGCGCGCCCTGTATCAGCTGGAAAAGGACCTTCCGCCCGTGGATGTGATCTTCCTCTACAAGATCATCGAATGGGTCGGCGACATCGCCGACCGTGCCGAACGTGTCGGCAACCGACTGGAACAATTGCTGGCGCGCTGA
- the gshA gene encoding glutamate--cysteine ligase: MSDLLSHRLALLAEQTNLPLLSQCLHGIERECLRVDANGQLAHTAHPRALGSALTHPQITTDYSEALLEFITGTDQDPRNTLAELETIHRFTYAKLDGEFLWSPSMPCPLPDEADIPIAEYGSSNVGRLKHVYRQGLALRYGKTMQCIAGIHYNFSLPEQLWAVLQADDGDQRSAQDYRSSRYISLIRNFRRYSWLLMYLFGASPALDVGFLRGRAHQLEQLDEHTLYLPWATSLRMSDLGYQNNAQAGLTPCYDDLPSYTESLYHAVSTPYAPYVALGTKDAAGNWQQLNTNVLQIENEYYSNIRPKRVTAVGERPLQALRARGIQYIEVRCLDINPFLPLGIDLGEARFLDAFLLFCALDDSPCLAEGECGTATDNFLKVVKEGRRPGLELRRRGENLPLTVWAGELLDGIGRVAALLDRSHGDARHAEALAEQRAKVADSRLTPSARVLDELRRSGESFSRFAMRQTLLHAGHFRAEPLPAEVMAGFETAARQSLEQQTAMEAADRLDFDSFVADYQRSLDA; this comes from the coding sequence TTGAGCGATCTTCTCTCTCATCGTCTGGCACTGCTGGCCGAGCAAACCAACCTGCCGCTGCTCAGCCAATGCCTGCACGGGATCGAGCGCGAATGCCTGCGCGTCGATGCGAACGGCCAGCTGGCCCACACCGCGCATCCGCGTGCCCTTGGCTCGGCGCTGACGCACCCGCAGATCACCACCGACTATTCCGAGGCGCTGCTGGAATTCATCACCGGCACCGACCAGGACCCGCGCAATACGCTGGCCGAGCTGGAGACCATCCACCGGTTCACCTATGCCAAGCTCGACGGCGAGTTCCTCTGGAGCCCGTCGATGCCCTGTCCGCTGCCGGACGAGGCGGACATTCCCATCGCCGAATACGGCAGCTCCAACGTCGGCCGGCTCAAGCACGTCTACCGCCAGGGCCTGGCGCTGCGCTACGGCAAGACCATGCAGTGCATCGCCGGCATTCACTACAACTTCTCGCTGCCCGAGCAACTGTGGGCGGTGCTGCAGGCCGACGACGGTGATCAGCGCAGCGCGCAGGATTATCGCTCCAGCCGCTACATCAGCCTGATCCGCAACTTCCGTCGCTACAGCTGGCTGCTGATGTACCTGTTCGGCGCCTCGCCGGCGCTGGATGTCGGCTTCCTGCGCGGCCGCGCGCATCAGCTCGAACAGCTCGATGAGCACACGCTCTACCTGCCCTGGGCGACCAGCCTGCGCATGAGCGACCTGGGCTACCAGAACAACGCCCAGGCCGGCCTGACGCCCTGCTACGACGACCTGCCAAGCTATACCGAAAGCCTCTATCACGCGGTCTCCACGCCATATGCACCCTACGTGGCGCTGGGCACCAAGGACGCCGCCGGCAACTGGCAGCAGCTCAACACCAACGTGCTGCAGATCGAAAACGAGTACTACTCCAATATCCGCCCCAAGCGCGTCACTGCGGTCGGCGAGCGGCCGTTGCAGGCGCTGCGGGCGCGCGGCATCCAGTACATCGAAGTGCGCTGCCTGGACATCAATCCGTTCCTGCCGCTGGGTATCGACCTCGGCGAGGCACGCTTCCTCGATGCCTTCCTGCTGTTCTGCGCGCTGGATGACAGCCCCTGTCTGGCCGAAGGCGAATGCGGCACCGCCACCGACAACTTCCTCAAGGTGGTCAAGGAGGGCCGGCGCCCCGGCCTGGAACTGCGCCGCCGCGGCGAGAACCTGCCCCTCACCGTCTGGGCCGGCGAGCTGCTCGACGGCATTGGCCGTGTCGCCGCCCTGCTCGACCGCAGCCACGGCGACGCGCGGCATGCCGAGGCGCTCGCCGAACAGCGGGCCAAGGTCGCCGACAGCCGCCTGACCCCGTCGGCACGGGTGCTCGACGAGCTGCGCCGCAGCGGCGAGAGCTTCAGCCGGTTCGCCATGCGCCAGACGCTCCTCCATGCCGGGCATTTCCGCGCAGAGCCACTGCCCGCCGAGGTGATGGCCGGTTTCGAAACTGCGGCGCGGCAATCGCTGGAACAGCAGACCGCGATGGAAGCGGCCGATCGCCTGGATTTCGACAGTTTCGTCGCCGATTACCAGCGCAGCCTCGACGCCTGA
- the argA gene encoding amino-acid N-acetyltransferase translates to MHDYVTWLRDSSPYINSHRDRTFVVMLPGDGLEHANFANIVHDLVLLHSLGVRLVLAFGSRPQIEARLAARGIEPRYHRDLRITDAATLECVIDAVGQMRIALEARLSMDMAASPMQGARLRVASGNFVTARPIGVLDGVDLHHTGEVRRIDRKGIGRLLDERTIVLLSPLGYSPTGEIFNLACEDVATRAAIDLQADKLVLYGAETGLLDESGRLVRELRPQQIPAYVERLGSQYQAELLDAAAQACRGGVRRSHVVSYADDGALLNELFTRDGAGTLVTQEQFEQLREATIEDVGGLIDLITPLEEQGILVRRSREVLEREVEQFSIVERDGLIIACAALYPIADSDAGELACLAVNPEYRHGGRGDELLERIEERARKLGLKKLIVLTTRTAHWFRERGFEPIGVEHLPAARASLYNFQRNSKIFEKAL, encoded by the coding sequence ATGCACGACTACGTCACCTGGCTTCGCGACTCCTCGCCCTACATCAATTCGCACCGCGACCGCACCTTCGTCGTCATGCTGCCGGGCGACGGCCTGGAGCATGCCAACTTCGCCAACATCGTCCACGACCTGGTGCTGCTGCACAGCCTTGGCGTGCGCCTGGTGCTGGCGTTCGGCTCGCGGCCGCAGATCGAGGCGCGACTGGCGGCGCGCGGCATCGAGCCGCGCTATCACCGCGACCTGCGCATCACCGATGCGGCGACGCTGGAATGCGTGATCGATGCGGTCGGACAGATGCGCATCGCGCTGGAAGCGCGGCTGTCGATGGACATGGCCGCCTCGCCGATGCAGGGCGCGCGGCTGCGCGTGGCCAGCGGCAATTTTGTCACCGCGCGACCGATTGGCGTGCTTGACGGTGTCGACCTGCACCACACCGGTGAGGTGCGGCGCATCGACCGCAAGGGCATCGGCCGCCTGCTCGACGAGCGCACCATCGTGCTGCTGTCGCCGCTGGGCTACTCGCCGACCGGGGAGATCTTCAACCTGGCCTGCGAGGACGTCGCCACCCGCGCCGCCATCGACCTGCAGGCTGACAAGCTGGTGCTCTACGGTGCCGAGACCGGGTTGCTCGACGAGAGCGGCAGGCTGGTGCGCGAGCTGCGCCCGCAGCAGATTCCGGCCTACGTCGAACGCCTCGGCAGCCAGTACCAGGCCGAGCTGCTCGACGCCGCCGCGCAGGCCTGCCGCGGCGGTGTGCGGCGCAGCCACGTGGTCAGCTACGCCGACGACGGCGCGCTGCTCAACGAGCTGTTCACCCGCGACGGTGCCGGCACCCTGGTCACTCAGGAGCAGTTCGAGCAGCTGCGCGAGGCGACCATCGAGGACGTCGGTGGGCTGATTGACCTGATCACCCCGCTGGAGGAACAGGGCATCCTCGTGCGCCGCTCGCGCGAGGTGCTGGAGCGCGAGGTCGAGCAGTTCAGCATCGTCGAGCGCGACGGGCTGATCATCGCGTGCGCGGCGCTCTATCCGATCGCCGATTCGGACGCCGGCGAGCTGGCCTGTCTGGCGGTCAACCCGGAATACCGCCACGGCGGGCGCGGCGACGAACTGCTCGAACGCATCGAGGAGCGTGCGCGCAAGCTCGGACTGAAGAAGCTCATCGTGCTCACCACGCGCACCGCGCACTGGTTCCGCGAGCGTGGCTTCGAGCCGATCGGCGTCGAGCACCTGCCGGCGGCGCGCGCCTCGCTGTACAACTTCCAGCGCAACTCGAAGATCTTCGAAAAGGCGCTCTGA
- the argE gene encoding acetylornithine deacetylase, producing MPIPSLKEQFAALIAAPSVSCTQPGWDQSNRAVIELLAGWLGELGFACETPEIAPGKFNLLAVYGSGPGGLVLAGHSDTVPYDAGLWTSDPLRLREADDRWYGLGSCDMKGFFALVIEAVRTLLEQPFRQPLLILATCDEESSMSGARALAAAGQPLGRAALIGEPTGLRPVRLHKGIMMERLDILGQSGHSSNPAYGHSALEAMHAAMGELLALRREWQAEFNNPLFDVPGPTLNLGCIHGGDNPNRICGQCALEFDLRPLPGMDPAKLRTAIRQRLQPLAEQHRVSIELAPIFPSVPAFEQAADSELVQLAERLTGHAAHAVAFATEAPYLQQLGCQTLILGPGDIACAHQPDEYLELARIEPTVQLLRRMIAHYCLQPARA from the coding sequence GTGCCCATCCCCTCTCTCAAGGAGCAGTTCGCCGCGCTGATCGCCGCGCCGTCGGTGAGCTGCACTCAGCCCGGCTGGGACCAGAGCAACCGCGCCGTGATCGAGCTGCTGGCCGGCTGGCTCGGTGAGCTGGGCTTCGCCTGCGAGACCCCCGAAATTGCCCCCGGCAAGTTCAACCTGCTGGCCGTCTACGGCTCCGGCCCGGGCGGCCTGGTGCTGGCCGGACACAGCGATACCGTGCCCTACGATGCCGGGCTGTGGACGTCCGACCCGCTGCGCCTGCGCGAGGCCGACGACCGCTGGTACGGGCTGGGCAGCTGCGACATGAAGGGCTTCTTCGCACTGGTAATCGAGGCGGTGCGTACGCTGCTCGAACAACCGTTCCGCCAGCCCCTGCTGATTCTCGCCACTTGCGACGAGGAAAGCTCGATGTCCGGCGCCCGCGCGCTGGCGGCGGCCGGCCAGCCGCTCGGGCGGGCTGCGCTGATCGGCGAGCCCACCGGCCTGCGCCCGGTGCGGCTGCACAAGGGCATCATGATGGAGCGCCTGGACATCCTCGGGCAGAGCGGCCATTCGTCCAATCCGGCCTACGGCCACAGCGCGCTGGAGGCCATGCACGCGGCGATGGGCGAGCTGCTGGCGCTGCGCCGCGAGTGGCAGGCCGAGTTCAACAATCCGCTGTTCGACGTGCCCGGGCCGACGCTCAATCTCGGCTGTATCCACGGCGGCGACAATCCCAACCGCATTTGCGGCCAGTGCGCGCTGGAATTTGACCTGCGTCCGCTGCCGGGCATGGACCCGGCAAAGTTGCGCACGGCGATCCGCCAGCGCCTGCAGCCGCTGGCCGAGCAGCATCGGGTGAGCATCGAGCTGGCGCCGATCTTCCCCAGCGTGCCGGCCTTCGAGCAGGCCGCCGACAGCGAGCTGGTACAGCTTGCCGAACGCCTCACCGGTCACGCCGCCCACGCGGTGGCGTTCGCCACCGAAGCGCCTTATCTTCAGCAGCTCGGCTGCCAGACGCTGATCCTCGGGCCAGGCGACATCGCCTGCGCGCATCAGCCGGACGAGTATCTTGAGCTGGCGCGTATCGAGCCGACCGTGCAGCTGCTGCGGCGGATGATCGCCCACTACTGTCTGCAACCGGCGCGGGCCTGA
- a CDS encoding Tex family protein, with the protein MDSINSRIANELGVRPQQVAAAVALLDEGSTVPFIARYRKEVTGSLDDTQLRNLEERLRYLRELDERRVSILASIEEQGKLTPELKREIDLADTKTRLEDLYLPYKQKRRTKGQIALEAGLGELADALFGNPDLTPEQEAERFVDAEKGFADVKAVLEGAKYILMERFAEDADLLAKLREFLKHNATLSARVVPGKESEGAKFSDYFEHDEVLKNTPSHRALAIFRGRNEGILSVSLKVGDETPGSMHPGEGMIGERFGIANRGRAADKWLGEVVRWTWKVKLYTHLETDLLGELRDKAEDEAISVFARNLHDLLLAAPAGPRATLALDPGLRTGCKVAVVDATGKLLETATVYPHAPRNDWDGTLAILAKLCAKHAVDLIAIGNGTASRESDKLAGELIKKVPGLKLTKIMVSEAGASVYSASELAAREFPDLDVSLRGAVSIARRLQDPLAELVKIDPKSIGVGQYQHDVSQLKLARSLDAVVEDCVNAVGVDVNTASAALLARISGLNGTLAQNIVAYRDANGAFKSRSELKKVPRLGDKTFEQAAGFLRVMNGDNPLDASAVHPETYPLVKRIAADTGRDIRSLIGDSAFLKRLDPAKFTDETFGLPTVTDILSELDKPGRDPRPEFKTAEFQDGVETLADLKPGMVLEGVVTNVTNFGAFVDIGVHQDGLVHVSALSEKFVKDPYEVVKAGDIVKVKVMEVDIPRQRVGLSMRMSDTPGEKTDGPRGGSKPRGNAPRSERHAREDKPAPANAAMAALFANAKQLRK; encoded by the coding sequence ATGGACAGCATTAACTCCCGTATCGCCAACGAGCTGGGCGTGCGCCCGCAACAAGTAGCCGCCGCCGTCGCGCTGCTCGACGAGGGCTCCACCGTGCCCTTCATCGCCCGTTACCGCAAGGAAGTCACCGGCAGCCTCGACGATACCCAGCTGCGCAATCTGGAGGAGCGCCTGCGCTACCTGCGCGAGCTGGACGAGCGTCGCGTCTCGATCCTCGCCAGCATCGAGGAACAGGGCAAGCTGACTCCCGAGCTCAAGCGCGAGATCGACCTCGCCGACACCAAGACCCGCCTCGAAGACCTCTACCTGCCCTACAAGCAGAAACGCCGCACCAAGGGCCAGATCGCCCTGGAAGCCGGTCTCGGCGAACTGGCCGATGCGCTGTTCGGCAACCCGGACCTTACGCCAGAGCAAGAAGCCGAGCGCTTCGTCGACGCCGAGAAGGGCTTTGCCGATGTGAAAGCCGTGCTCGAAGGCGCCAAGTACATCCTCATGGAGCGCTTCGCCGAAGATGCCGACCTGCTGGCCAAGCTGCGCGAGTTCCTCAAGCACAACGCCACCCTCAGCGCCCGCGTGGTGCCGGGCAAGGAAAGCGAAGGCGCCAAGTTCAGCGACTATTTCGAACACGACGAGGTGCTGAAGAACACCCCGTCGCACCGCGCGCTGGCGATCTTCCGCGGCCGCAACGAAGGCATCCTCAGCGTCAGCCTCAAGGTCGGTGACGAAACGCCCGGCAGCATGCACCCGGGCGAAGGCATGATCGGCGAGCGCTTCGGCATCGCCAACCGCGGTCGCGCCGCCGACAAGTGGTTGGGCGAAGTGGTGCGCTGGACCTGGAAGGTCAAGCTCTACACCCATCTGGAAACCGATCTGCTCGGTGAGCTGCGCGACAAGGCCGAGGACGAGGCGATCTCGGTGTTCGCCCGCAACCTGCACGACCTGCTGCTCGCCGCCCCGGCCGGCCCGCGCGCGACGCTGGCGCTCGACCCGGGCCTGCGCACCGGCTGCAAGGTCGCGGTGGTCGACGCCACCGGCAAGCTGCTGGAAACCGCCACCGTCTACCCGCACGCACCGCGCAACGACTGGGACGGCACCCTGGCGATCCTCGCCAAGCTGTGCGCCAAGCACGCGGTCGACCTGATCGCCATCGGCAATGGCACCGCCAGCCGCGAGTCGGACAAGCTGGCCGGCGAGCTGATCAAGAAAGTACCCGGTCTCAAGCTCACCAAGATCATGGTCAGCGAAGCCGGCGCCTCGGTGTATTCGGCCTCGGAACTGGCGGCCCGGGAATTCCCCGATCTGGACGTGTCCCTGCGCGGTGCCGTGTCCATCGCCCGCCGCCTGCAGGATCCGCTGGCCGAGCTGGTGAAGATCGACCCGAAATCCATCGGCGTCGGCCAGTACCAGCACGACGTGTCCCAGCTCAAGCTGGCGCGCTCGCTGGATGCGGTGGTGGAGGATTGCGTGAACGCCGTCGGCGTCGACGTGAATACCGCTTCCGCCGCCCTGCTGGCGCGCATCTCCGGGCTCAACGGCACCCTGGCGCAGAACATCGTCGCCTACCGCGATGCCAACGGTGCGTTCAAGTCGCGCAGCGAGCTGAAGAAGGTGCCGCGCCTGGGCGACAAGACCTTCGAGCAGGCCGCCGGCTTCCTGCGCGTGATGAACGGTGACAACCCGCTGGACGCCTCCGCGGTGCACCCGGAAACCTACCCGCTGGTCAAGCGCATCGCCGCCGACACCGGCCGCGACATCCGCTCACTGATCGGCGATTCGGCGTTCCTCAAGCGCCTGGACCCGGCGAAGTTCACCGACGAAACCTTCGGCCTGCCGACCGTCACCGACATCCTCAGCGAACTGGACAAGCCGGGCCGCGACCCGCGCCCGGAGTTCAAGACCGCCGAGTTCCAGGACGGCGTCGAGACGCTGGCCGATCTCAAGCCCGGCATGGTGCTGGAGGGCGTAGTGACCAACGTGACCAACTTCGGCGCCTTCGTCGACATCGGCGTGCATCAGGACGGCCTGGTGCACGTGTCGGCGCTCTCCGAGAAGTTCGTCAAGGACCCGTATGAGGTGGTCAAGGCCGGTGACATCGTCAAGGTCAAGGTCATGGAAGTGGACATCCCGCGCCAGCGCGTCGGCCTGTCCATGCGCATGAGCGATACCCCAGGCGAGAAGACCGACGGCCCGCGCGGCGGCAGCAAGCCACGCGGCAACGCCCCGCGCAGCGAACGCCACGCACGGGAAGACAAGCCCGCGCCGGCCAACGCGGCGATGGCCGCGCTGTTCGCCAACGCCAAGCAGCTGAGGAAATAA
- a CDS encoding inorganic phosphate transporter: protein MFDLFSGLDFWVAASLVLALLFVLSFEFINGFHDTANAVATVIYTNAMPPHLAVVFSGIFNFLGVLLGGVGVAYAIVHLLPVELLINVDTGRGLVMVFALLTAAIAWNLGTWYFGIPASSSHTLIGSILGVGLANAMLTDISVADGVNWKKAIDIGLSLIFSPLAGFLIGALLLWLLRKRFPVNKMHDTPHIRSQHKGKKHPPFWNRLVLIVSAMAMSFVHGSNDGQKGIGLIMLVLIGIVPAKFVLDQTSTGYEIERTRHAAVHLQQFYARNHDALQDYLALGKNGQTELPRHFRCDPQLTEPTIDALLGSLDGITNYRDMPAERRIEVRRYLLCLDDTAKKVGKLKGIPKREQADLDKLRKDLTATTEYAPFGVILAVALALGLGTMVGWRRVVRTVGEKIGKQGMTYAQGMCAQVTAVFAIGMANLYSLPVSTTHILSSGVAGTMVANNSGLQINTIRTILMAWVLTLPATIALSAGLFWLGTKLFV, encoded by the coding sequence ATGTTCGATCTCTTCAGCGGACTCGACTTCTGGGTCGCAGCCAGCCTCGTCCTCGCCCTGCTCTTCGTCCTCAGTTTCGAGTTCATCAACGGCTTCCACGACACCGCCAACGCGGTGGCGACGGTGATCTATACCAATGCGATGCCGCCGCATCTGGCAGTGGTCTTCTCCGGCATCTTCAACTTTCTCGGCGTCCTGCTCGGCGGCGTCGGGGTCGCCTACGCCATCGTCCACCTGCTGCCGGTGGAACTGCTGATCAATGTCGACACAGGGCGCGGCCTGGTGATGGTGTTCGCCCTGCTCACCGCGGCCATCGCCTGGAACCTCGGCACCTGGTACTTCGGCATCCCGGCCTCCAGCTCGCACACATTGATCGGCTCGATCCTCGGCGTCGGGCTGGCCAATGCCATGCTCACCGATATCTCGGTGGCCGACGGGGTCAACTGGAAGAAGGCCATCGATATCGGCCTGTCGCTGATCTTCTCGCCGCTGGCGGGTTTCCTGATCGGCGCGCTGCTGCTGTGGCTGCTGCGCAAGCGCTTCCCGGTCAACAAGATGCACGACACCCCGCACATCCGCTCGCAGCACAAGGGCAAGAAGCACCCGCCGTTCTGGAACCGCCTGGTGCTGATCGTCTCGGCCATGGCCATGAGCTTCGTGCATGGTTCCAACGACGGCCAGAAAGGCATCGGCCTGATCATGCTGGTGCTGATCGGCATCGTCCCGGCCAAGTTCGTGCTCGACCAGACCAGCACCGGCTACGAGATCGAACGGACCCGTCACGCCGCCGTCCACCTGCAGCAGTTCTATGCGCGCAACCACGACGCGCTGCAGGACTACCTGGCGCTCGGCAAGAACGGCCAGACCGAGCTGCCCCGCCACTTCCGTTGCGACCCGCAGCTCACCGAGCCAACCATCGATGCACTGCTGGGCAGCCTGGACGGAATCACGAACTACCGCGACATGCCGGCCGAACGCCGCATCGAGGTGCGCCGCTACCTGCTCTGCCTGGACGACACGGCGAAGAAGGTCGGCAAGCTGAAGGGCATCCCGAAGCGCGAGCAGGCCGACCTCGACAAGCTGCGCAAGGACCTCACCGCCACCACCGAATACGCGCCGTTCGGCGTGATCCTCGCCGTCGCCCTGGCGCTCGGCCTCGGCACCATGGTCGGCTGGCGGCGCGTGGTGCGCACCGTCGGCGAGAAGATCGGCAAGCAGGGCATGACCTACGCCCAGGGCATGTGCGCGCAGGTCACCGCGGTGTTCGCCATCGGCATGGCCAACCTCTACAGCCTGCCGGTTTCCACCACGCACATCCTCTCCTCCGGCGTCGCCGGTACCATGGTCGCCAACAACAGCGGGCTGCAGATCAACACCATCCGCACGATCCTGATGGCCTGGGTACTGACATTGCCGGCCACCATCGCGCTTTCCGCCGGCCTGTTCTGGCTGGGGACCAAGCTGTTCGTCTGA